The following are encoded together in the Pectobacterium punjabense genome:
- the hisD gene encoding histidinol dehydrogenase: protein MADNTKSIGSFSTIVDWQRCSAEEQRQLLTRPAISASDRISAVVSDILANVKSRGDSALRDYSAQFDKVQVNAIRVTDAEIATASARLGDEVKQAMAIAVRNIETFHNAQKLPIVDIETQPGVRCQQLTRPIATVGLYIPGGSAPLPSTVLMLGTPSRIAGCGRVVLCSPPPIADEILYAAQLCGIKEVFQLGGAQAIAAMAFGTESVPKVDKIFGPGNAYVTEAKRQVSQQLDGAAIDMPAGPSEVLVIADSGATPAFVASDLLSQAEHGPDSQVILLTPDATMAKAVSDAVEEQLTLLSRADIARQALASSRVIVARDLAQCVEISNQYGPEHLIIQTRDAESLVDNITSAGSVFLGDWSPESAGDYASGTNHVLPTYGYTSTYSSLGLADFQKRMTVQQLTPQGLLQLAPTIETLAQAEQLTAHKNAVTLRVAALKEQA from the coding sequence ATGGCTGACAACACCAAAAGCATCGGCAGTTTCAGCACGATCGTTGACTGGCAGCGCTGTTCAGCAGAAGAGCAGCGTCAGTTGCTGACACGTCCGGCCATTTCCGCCTCAGACCGCATTAGCGCCGTCGTGAGTGATATTCTGGCAAACGTAAAAAGCCGTGGTGATAGCGCGTTACGCGACTACAGTGCACAGTTCGATAAGGTTCAGGTAAATGCGATTCGCGTCACCGATGCCGAGATTGCCACAGCGTCCGCCCGTCTGGGTGATGAAGTAAAACAGGCAATGGCCATCGCCGTGCGTAATATTGAGACATTCCACAACGCGCAAAAACTGCCGATTGTCGATATCGAAACGCAGCCGGGCGTACGTTGCCAGCAGCTCACTCGTCCTATCGCGACTGTTGGCCTGTATATTCCGGGTGGGTCGGCTCCGCTACCGTCAACCGTGCTGATGCTGGGAACACCTTCACGCATCGCTGGTTGCGGTCGTGTGGTGCTGTGTTCACCGCCGCCGATTGCCGATGAAATACTGTACGCTGCACAGCTGTGCGGCATTAAAGAAGTCTTTCAGCTTGGTGGCGCGCAAGCGATTGCTGCGATGGCATTTGGCACCGAGAGCGTGCCGAAAGTGGATAAGATTTTTGGCCCCGGCAACGCCTATGTGACGGAAGCCAAGCGTCAGGTTAGCCAGCAGCTTGACGGCGCAGCGATTGATATGCCCGCCGGCCCATCCGAAGTGTTGGTGATCGCCGACAGCGGCGCGACGCCAGCGTTTGTCGCCTCCGACCTGCTGTCGCAGGCAGAGCACGGTCCAGATTCACAGGTCATTCTGCTTACACCAGACGCGACAATGGCAAAAGCCGTGTCGGATGCCGTTGAAGAGCAGCTCACCCTGCTGTCTCGTGCAGACATCGCACGTCAGGCACTTGCCAGCAGCCGCGTCATCGTCGCGCGTGATTTGGCGCAGTGTGTTGAAATCAGCAATCAATATGGCCCAGAGCACCTGATCATCCAAACACGCGATGCCGAATCACTGGTTGATAACATCACCAGCGCCGGTTCTGTGTTCCTTGGCGACTGGTCGCCGGAGTCCGCTGGCGACTACGCCTCTGGTACTAACCACGTTCTGCCGACCTATGGCTATACCTCGACTTATTCAAGCTTGGGGCTGGCCGATTTCCAGAAGCGCATGACCGTACAGCAGCTCACGCCGCAGGGGTTACTGCAATTGGCACCGACAATAGAAACCTTGGCACAGGCCGAACAGCTGACCGCCCACAAAAACGCCGTTACCCTGCGTGTTGCAGCACTGAAGGAGCAAGCATGA
- the hisG gene encoding ATP phosphoribosyltransferase, protein MLDKTRLRIAMQKSGRLSDDSRELLARCGIKINLQQQRLIAFAENMPIDILRVRDDDIPGLVMDGVVDLGIIGENVLEEELLNRRAQGEDPRYFTLRRLDFGGCRLSLAMPLDEAYTGPECLQNKRIATSYPHLLKQYLDRKSVNFKSCLLNGSVEVAPRAGLADAICDLVSTGATLEANGLREVEVIYRSKACLIQRDGEMPAEKQQLIDKLLTRMQGVIQARESKYIMLHAPSERLEEVIALLPGAERPTILPLAGDQSRVAMHMVSSETLFWETMEKLKSLGASSILVLPIEKMME, encoded by the coding sequence ATGCTGGATAAAACACGTTTACGGATAGCAATGCAGAAGTCAGGCCGCCTGAGCGACGATTCACGTGAGCTGCTGGCACGCTGCGGTATCAAAATCAACTTACAGCAACAGCGCCTGATCGCGTTCGCAGAAAATATGCCGATTGATATCCTGCGCGTGCGTGATGACGATATCCCTGGCCTGGTGATGGATGGCGTGGTCGACCTGGGTATCATCGGTGAAAATGTGCTGGAAGAAGAGTTGTTAAATCGTCGTGCACAGGGCGAAGATCCACGTTATTTCACGCTGCGCCGGCTGGACTTTGGCGGTTGCCGCCTGTCGCTGGCGATGCCGCTGGATGAGGCTTATACCGGCCCTGAATGCCTGCAAAACAAACGTATCGCCACCTCATATCCTCACCTGCTCAAACAATACCTCGACAGAAAATCTGTCAATTTCAAATCCTGTCTGCTTAACGGTTCCGTCGAAGTGGCACCGCGTGCGGGTCTGGCCGATGCCATCTGCGATTTGGTATCAACCGGCGCCACTCTGGAAGCCAACGGCCTGCGCGAAGTCGAAGTCATTTACCGCTCCAAAGCCTGTCTGATTCAACGCGACGGCGAAATGCCGGCCGAGAAACAGCAACTGATCGATAAATTACTGACCCGCATGCAAGGCGTGATTCAGGCGCGTGAATCCAAATACATTATGCTGCACGCGCCCAGCGAACGTTTGGAAGAAGTCATTGCCCTGCTGCCAGGTGCCGAACGCCCAACCATCCTGCCACTGGCTGGCGATCAAAGCCGTGTTGCAATGCACATGGTCAGCAGCGAAACGCTGTTCTGGGAAACCATGGAAAAGCTGAAATCGTTAGGCGCCAGCTCTATCCTGGTCCTACCTATTGAAAAAATGATGGAGTGA
- the hisL gene encoding his operon leader peptide, with the protein MTRVLFNHHHHHHPD; encoded by the coding sequence ATGACACGCGTTCTGTTTAACCACCATCATCACCATCATCCTGATTAG